The Pyrococcus horikoshii OT3 genome includes a window with the following:
- a CDS encoding V-type ATP synthase subunit F — protein sequence MKVVIMGDSDTVVGFRLAGIHEAYEFDLSELSIERARNKLKELVERDDVGIILITERLAQKIGELPQVNLPIILQIPDKFGSIYGEELLREIVRRAVGIEVKR from the coding sequence ATGAAGGTAGTTATCATGGGAGATTCAGATACGGTAGTTGGTTTTAGACTAGCGGGAATTCATGAGGCTTATGAATTTGACCTCTCTGAGCTCTCAATAGAGAGGGCCAGGAACAAGTTAAAGGAGTTGGTGGAGAGAGATGATGTTGGTATCATTTTAATCACGGAGAGATTGGCCCAAAAAATAGGGGAACTCCCTCAAGTAAATCTTCCGATAATCCTTCAAATACCTGATAAGTTCGGCTCAATTTACGGTGAAGAATTGTTAAGGGAGATAGTTAGAAGGGCCGTTGGGATTGAGGTTAAGAGGTGA
- a CDS encoding V-type ATP synthase subunit C has protein sequence MEISTLTTILDTTLAVIFTWVAYKTGQIIWKYTPYSYPNARIRAMEARLLTDQRFSELAESKTLQNFVVSLEDTDYSPRLASLQSYNLYEIERALDLSLVDLVELMIKIMPKRIRGLFEILLEEWDVRNITNVIKAKLSNLPPQDFIIPAGRMFPKVKAMVESKTMEEILVILEGTEYEEPLRKLLLKEIDLQAFELELYKIYYSKLLKYASSRKGEEKLISEEFIKMLIDYRNISIILRAKLSGMPSEEIKSLLIPGGMLSRAVLESMLSSEDVMMALGELEGTRYGDALKDVREAVEGGRIDKVEEALRRYILNRMKELSQFYPLSVAVALTYLLERESEVRKLKAVAKLIEDKAKPEKIKELIGEMA, from the coding sequence ATGGAAATATCAACGCTAACTACTATCCTTGATACAACGCTGGCCGTAATATTTACCTGGGTAGCCTACAAAACAGGTCAAATCATTTGGAAGTATACCCCCTATTCGTATCCAAATGCTAGGATAAGAGCTATGGAAGCTAGACTTTTAACCGATCAGAGGTTTTCAGAACTAGCCGAGAGTAAGACTCTTCAAAACTTCGTTGTTAGCTTAGAGGATACTGATTATAGTCCCCGCTTAGCCTCTTTGCAAAGTTACAATCTTTATGAGATTGAGAGGGCCCTCGATTTATCCTTAGTTGATTTAGTTGAGTTGATGATTAAAATAATGCCAAAAAGAATTAGGGGCCTCTTCGAAATTCTCCTGGAAGAGTGGGATGTTAGGAATATAACTAATGTTATAAAGGCTAAGCTCTCCAATTTACCTCCTCAAGATTTTATAATCCCTGCGGGGAGAATGTTTCCTAAAGTAAAAGCTATGGTTGAGTCGAAGACAATGGAAGAAATATTAGTAATATTGGAAGGTACGGAGTATGAAGAACCCTTGAGGAAGCTTTTGCTCAAGGAGATAGACCTCCAAGCATTTGAATTGGAGCTTTATAAGATCTATTACTCCAAGCTCCTTAAGTATGCAAGCTCCAGGAAGGGAGAGGAAAAATTGATCTCAGAGGAGTTCATTAAAATGCTCATTGACTACAGGAACATATCAATAATCCTGAGGGCTAAGCTATCCGGAATGCCAAGCGAGGAAATAAAATCCCTCCTAATCCCAGGAGGGATGCTCTCCAGGGCTGTTTTAGAATCAATGCTAAGTAGCGAGGATGTTATGATGGCCCTGGGCGAGTTAGAAGGAACTAGATATGGTGATGCGTTGAAGGATGTCAGGGAAGCCGTCGAGGGGGGAAGGATAGATAAAGTCGAAGAGGCCCTAAGGAGGTACATCCTAAATAGGATGAAAGAGCTCTCTCAGTTCTATCCATTGAGTGTTGCGGTAGCTTTAACGTATCTTTTGGAAAGGGAAAGTGAAGTAAGGAAGCTAAAAGCAGTAGCAAAGTTGATAGAGGACAAAGCTAAACCTGAGAAGATTAAAGAGCTCATAGGTGAGATGGCATGA